The nucleotide sequence GCGAAGACGGGCCTTGTCGGAAAAGCCGTAGGTCAGGATCGGTCGGTTGACGCGCGGCAGGATGCGGGCCACGCCGGGATCGTCCAAACAGACCACGTTGACCCCGTAAAAGGGGATGTTGTTCAAGAAATCCACGAAGGCGTCGTCGATGGCTTCGATGCCGTCGTAGTGGTCGAGGTGGTCGGCGTCCACGTTGGTGACCACCGAGGCGATGGGCGACAGGCACAGAAACGAGCCGTCGGATTCGTCGGCCTCGGCGATCAAGTATTCGCCCTGTCCCAGGCGCGCCCCGGCCCCGTAAGCATTCAAGCGGCCGCCGATGATGACGGTGGGGTCATAGCCGGCCTCGGTGAAAATGGTGGCCAGAAGCGAGGTGGTGGTGGTTTTGCCGTGGGTGCCGGCCACGGCGATGCCGGTGCGCAGGCGCATGAGTTCGGCCAGCATCTCGGCCCGGGGGATGACCGGGATGCCGCGCTCGCGAGCCACCACCACTTCCGGGTTGTCGCTGGTCACGGCCGTGGATTTGACCACCACGTCGGCGTCGCCCAGGTTTTCCCGGCCATGGCCGATGGCAATGGACGCGCCAAGGCTCCCCAGGCGGCGCACGGTCTGGCTCATGGACAGGTCCGAACCGGACACCTCGTAGCCCAGGTTCAGCAGCACCTCGGCGATGCCGCTCATGCCCGAGCCGCCAATGCCGATCATGTGAATCTTGCGGACCTTGTTGCGCATCCCCGAGGGCGCGCCGTGATTTTTCTGAGCCGTCATCTAGCGTTCTCCCTTGTGCGCGGCCATGGCGAGCAGGGCCCGGGCAATGTCGTCGGCGGCGTGGGGCAGGGCCTGGCCCAGGGCGGCCTGGCCCATGGCCTCAAGGCGTGCCGGATCGCCCAGAAGCCCGATGACGGTCCCGGCCAGGTCAAGGCCGGGCAGATGGTTTTGCGCCACGCTTTGCGCCGCGCCGGCCCGAGCCAGAAAAGCGGCGTTGACGGTCTGGTGGTCGTGGGTGGCGAACGGAAACGGAATGAGCAGCGACGGTTTGCCGGCGGCCGTGACCTCGGCCAGGGTGGTGGCTCCGGCCCGGGCCAGGACCAGATCGGCCCAGGCATAGGCCGCGGCCATGTCGTCGATGAAATTCTCGATGACCACCTCAGGCTCGTCGCCTTTGGCCTCGCGGCCGGCCAGCACGGCATGGGCCTGGGTGGTGACGCGCTCGAAATCGGCCCGGCCGGCTTGCAGACGCACCTTGACCCCGGCGTCGAGCAAGGTCGGCAGGATGGCCATGACCGCGTCATTGATGGCCTTGGCCCCCTGGCTGCCGCCAAGGACGAGAAGCCGCTTGGTTCCGGGATGGGGCGCGGCCGAGGCCGCGCGTGCGATGTCGGCCCGGATGGGGTTGCCCAGGCGCTTTGTCCGCGTAGCCGGGAAGACGCCGCCCTCGTCGGGATAGGTCGTAAAGACGCGGTCCACGAACCGCCCAAGCACCTTGTTGGTGACGCCGGGGACGCTGTTTTGCTCGTGGATGGCCGTTGGCACGCCCATGAGCCGGGCGGCGGCCACGGGAATGAACCCGGCGTAGCCGCCAAAGCCGCAGACCACGTCCGGGGAGAATTCGCGGATGCGCGCCCCGGCCAGGCCAAAGGCCCGCAGCATCCAAAACGGCGCGGCCAGGGCTTTTATGCCCCGTCCGAAAACGCCCTTGGCCGGCAGGGCCACAAAGGGCAGCCCGGCCTTGGCCGCCAGCTCCCCTTCGGGGCCGGCGCCGCCGATGAAAAGGACGTCCAGACCGGGTGAAAGGCGCATGGCCGCTTCGGCCACGGCCAGGGCCGGGAAGATGTGGCCTCCCGTGCCGCCGGTGGTGACGATGAGCCGGGTCATGTCCTGGCGCTCCGGGAAAGATTGAGCAGGATACCGACGCACAGGAAACAGGCCAGCAGGTTGGAGCCGCCGTAACTCAGAAACGGCATGGCCACGCCCTTGGGCGGCACGCAGCCAAGGACCACGGCCAGGTTAAGCAGAAACCCCAGACCCAGCACAAGCCCCATGCCGTAGGCCGTGAAGCGGTCACGCAGATCGTCCTGGGCCAATGCGACCTTGAAAGCGCGGTAAAGCAGAATGCCGATGCACAAAAAGACGATGGACACGCCGATAAAGCCCAGCTCTTCGCCGATGACGGCCATGATAAAGTCATTGTGGGCTTCGGGCAGGTAGAAGAGCTTTTGTTTGCCCGCGCCGAACCCGGCCCCGGCCACGCCGCCGGACCCGAAAGCGTAAAAGGACTGCACAAGCTGGTAACCGACGTTTTGCGGATCCTTGAAGGGATCGAGAAAGGCGAACCAGCGTTTGAAGCGGTAGGGCGAAGAGGCGATTAAAAGGCCCATGGCCCCGATGCCGAAGAACATGGACACGCCAAGGTAGGTCAGCCGGGTGCCGCCGACCAGACTCATAAGGAAAAAGAGCATCCCCAGAAACACCGCGCCGCCGAAGTCGGGCTGGAGCAGCAAGATAAGCCCCAAAAAACCGGTGACCACAACCGGCGGGATAAAGCCCACCGAAAAGGAGCGCACGAGTTGCTGCTTCTGGCTGAAGAAATAGGCCAGGTACATGACGAGCACCACCTTGGCCAGCTCCATGGGCTGCAAGGACATAAAGCCCAGGCGCATCCAGCGCCGGGCCCCGCCGGCCTTGACGGAAAACGGCGGCACAAGGGTCAGCACCAATAGGCCAATGATAAGAAACAGCCACAGATAGACCGGACCGTGCAGGATTTTTCGCGGCATCCAGGCGCAGATGATCATGAGCGTGAGGCTGATCATGGCGAAAAGCCCCTGGCGCTGGATGAAGAAATAGCGGTTGCCGTTGACCCGCTCGGCCATGACGCCGCTGGAGGAAAAGACCATGACCAAGCCCAGGCCGGCTAGCACCAGGGCCGCACCCAGCAGCCAATAGTCGATGGAGCCGTTGGCCTTGGTCTCGCCCGACTGCACGGTGATCCTGCTCATGCGCCCTGCCCTGCCCCGCCGGCCGGTGTGGCCGGCAACGCCGCGAACGCCTGCTGAAAATCGCGTCCCCGGGCCTTGTAGTTGGGATACTGGTCAAAGCTCGACGTGCCGGGGGAAAGCAGCACCGCGTCGCCCGGCGCGGCGTCGGCGTAGATACGGGCCACGGCCTCGGCCAGAGTCGGGGCGTAGCGGACCGGAACCACCCCGGCAAAGGCCGTCTCGAAGACCTCCCGGCTGCCGCCGAAAAGCCCCACGGCCACGACTTTCTCCTTGACCAGCGGCAGCATGGCTTCCAGGTCGCCGCCCTTCCAGACGCCGCCGCACAGAAGCCTCACCGGCCGGTCAAAGCTGCGGATGGCCGCTTCCATGGCCGTCACGGTGGTGGCCTTGGAGTCATCGACAAACAGCACCCCGCCCTTCTCGCCGATGATCTGGATGCGATGGGGCGCGGGCACGAAATCGGCAAAGACCTGCCGGGCCAGCTTGATGTCCACGCCAAAGGCGCGGCAGGCCAGGTAAGCGGCTTCCATGTTGGCCTGGTTGTGGACCCCGGCCAGTCGCGGGCACAAAAAGCCCGAGGCGGCGGCGTACCAGGTGACCCCGGCCCGGGTGAAGGGGCGACCGCTTAAAAGATCGCGCAATTCCTCGGACACAATGGCCGTGTCATCCGGGCGCTGGGTCGCGAAAATCCTGAGCTTGGCGTCGAGGTATTCGTCGAGGTCGGCGTGCCAGTCCAGGTGGTTGGCGGCGAAATTTAAAAGCACCGCCACCTTGGGCCGAAACGTCTTGGTCAGCTGGAGCTGGAAGCTCGACACTTCGAGCACCACCACGTCGGCCGGCTCCTCGGACAGCACATGGTCGGACAGGGGCGTGCCGATGTTGCCGCCGGTGAACACCCGGCGGCCGGCGGCTTCGAGGAGCGCGCTTATGAGCATGACCGTGGTGGTCTTGCCGTTGGAGCCGGTGACGGCCACGATGGGTTCGGGGGTGAACCAGCTGGCCAGTTCCAGTTCGGAGACGACCTGGGCCCCCGGGCAGGCGGCCAGGGCCGGGGCCAGGTTGGCGGCCCGGATGCCGGGCGAGAGCACGACCAGATCGGCCCCGGCGAAATCGGCCGGTCCGTGCTCGCCGGTGCGCAGGTCATAGCCCAGCGAAACGGCCTCGGCCCGGAATTCATCGGAAACGGCGGCCGGATTTTTCTCCAGAAAACGCACGGCAGCGCCCAGGCGCGACAGCAGTTTCGCCGCCGACCGGCCCGACGCCCCGGCTCCGGCCACAACGGCCTGATGGCCGCGCAGTTGATCGGTATGGAGCATTTCGCGCATGGCCGGCCTACCGCAGTTTGAGGGTGGACAGTCCCACCAGGGCAAGAAGAATCGAGAGAATCCAGAACCGGATGATGATCTTGGATTCCGGCACGCCCATGAGCTCGAAATGGTGGTGCAGCGGGGCCATGCGGAAGATCCGTTTGCCGCCGGTCATCTTGAAGTAGCCGACCTGGAGGATGACCGAGACGGTCTCGGCCACGTAGAGGCCGCCGACCACGATGAGCAGCAACTCCTGCTTGCACAGCACGGCCAGGAAGCCCAAGGCTCCGCCCAGGGACAGCGACCCCACGTCGCCCATGAAAATCTGGGCCGGATAGGCGTTGAACCACAAAAAGCCCAGGCCCGCGCCCACCAACGCGCCGCAGAACACCGTCACCTCGCCCACACCGGAAACCGGCATGACCTGGAGGTACCGGGCCATCTGGGCATGGCCGGCCACGTAGATAAAAAGCCCGAACATGGCGGCGTTGACGATCATGGGGCCGATGGCCAGGCCGTCCAGGCCGTCGGTGAGGTTGACGGCGTTGGACGCGCCGATCATGACCAGCATGGCAAAGGGCAGGTACCACAGGCCGAGATCGGGCGTTAAGTGCTTGAAAAACGGCACGGCCAGACGTGTCGAATACTCGGGGTCCAGGACCAGCAGCGCCGCGGCCACGCCCGAGACGACGATCTGGCCCAGGAGCTTTTGCTTGGGCGTCAGGCCTTTATTTTGCTTGCGCACCACCTTGGCGTGGTCGTCCACATAGCCCAGCGCCCCGAACCCCAGGAAGACGAACAGGGTCATCCAGACGTATTCGTTGGCCAGATCGCCCCAGAGCAGCACGCTGACCACGATGCAAAAGGCGATGAGCAGGCCGCCCATGGTAGGAGTGCCGGCCTTTTGCTTGTGGGCGGCCACGTCCTCGTGGATGTACTGGCCAAACTTCAGCCGGCGCAGCCAATCGATGAACTTGGGGCCAAAGACAATGGACAACACAAGCGCCGTCAGCAGTGCCGCGATCGACCGGAAGGTGATATAGCGGAAGACGTTTAAGGCGCTAAAATGCGCCACAAGCGGCACCAGCAAATAATAGATCATGCCGTGGCGTCCTTTTGGATGCTGTGGGTCAAGGCCGCCAGATACTCTTCCATACGCATGGAGCGGGAGCCTTTAAAGAGGTAGACGCCGCCTCTCAGTCCAGCCGAGGCGACGGTTTGGGTGAACATTTCCGGGGTATCGACCACGGCGAACAGGCCGGCGTAGCCTTTGCGGGCCAGTCCCTCGCCCACGGCCTGGGCATGGCCGCCATGATAAAACACAGCCTTGGCTCCGCTGGCGGCGGCTTCTTCGCCAAGCTTATGATGTTCGTCCTCGGCCTGGGCGCCCATCTCGCGCATTTCACCCAGCACCAGCACAAGGGGCTTGCCCTGGGCGGCCTCGGCGGCGGTGGCGATGGCCCGGCGCATGGACAGCGGATTGGCGTTGTAGGTGTCGTCGATGAGCGTGTAGCAGCCGTGGCGGCGGCAAAAAAAGCGCTGCTCGGGCATGACGGCCGACTCCAGACCCGTGGCGATCTGCTCTTCGGTGGCTCCGAGCAGACGGGCCGAGGCGGCGGCGGCCAGGATGTTCTCGGCGAAGTGCCCGCCGGTCAGCGGGGTCACGACTTCGAGTTCCAGGCCGTCCAGGCGCAGGAAAAACCGGCCCCGGCCCTCGGACAGCGCGCCCAGGTACTTGGCCCGGTACGGGGCCGATCCGCCCTTGACCGACATGCCGCGCACGTCGGGCCGCACGGCCTTGGCCGCCGCCCACAGCTCGGGATAGTCCATGGAGGCCAGGGCCACGCCGCCGGGGCGCAGGGCGGCGAAAAGCCGGGACTTCTCGGCGGCTACGCCGGCCACGTCGATAAGCGCTTCCAGATGAGCCGGGCCGACGTTGTGGATCACGGCCACGTCGGGTTCGGCGATGGCGGCCAGGGGGGCCATTTCACCCGGAGCCGAGATGCCAAGCTCCATGACCCACAACCGGTCGGTTTCGCCGGCTTCCAGCATGGACAGGGGCAGGCCGATCTTATTGTTGAAATTCTTGAAGTTTTTCGCCGTCGGCCCAACCTTGGCCAGGATGGCGGCGGTCAGTTCCTTGACCGTGGTCTTGCCGGCCGAGCCGGACACGGCCACGAGCCTGGCCTGGGCGCGCTCGCGCCAGGCCTTGGCCAGCTTGCCCAGGGCGGCCACGGTGTCGCGCACGAGCAGCACCGGCGTGCCTTCGGGCAGCCCGGCCAGGGGCCGGTCGGCCAGCACGGCGGCCGCGCCCTTGGACACGGCCTCGACAGCGAAATTGTGGCCGTCCAGGCGCTCGCCCGGGATGCACACGAAAAGGCTCCCCGGGGAAACGGCCCGGCTGTCGATGCGTACGGCCTCGATGTCGGGGTTACCCCGCTCGCCCACGTCGCCCACGGCCCCGGTGGCGGCCAGGATTTCGGAGAGGGTCAGGCGCATCCGGTCAGCTCCCTCACGACGACGGCATCGGAAAACGGATATTTAACGTCGCCAATCTGCTGATAGGTTTCGTGTCCCTTGCCGGCGATGACCAGCACGTCCTCGGGCCGCATTTCCGAAAGGGCCAGCTCGATAGCCCGGCGACGGTCGGGTTCGAGGATGGCCCGGCGAGCTTTTTTAAGGCCCGGCTTGACGTCCTCGATGATGGCCAGGGGATCTTCGTGGCGCGGATTGTCGGAGGTGAGCACGGCCACGTCGGCCAGCCGGGCCACGGCCGCGCCCATGAGCGGACGCTTGGCCCGGTCGCGGTTGCCGCCGCAGCCAAAGACCACGAACAGCCGGCCGGCGGTGAACTCCCGGGCGGCGGACAGCACGTTTTCCAGGGCGTCGGGGGTGTGGGCGTAGTCCACGAAAACCGCGCGGCCGGAAGGATTGGGGATGCGCTCCAGCCGTCCCGGCGCGCCATGGCAGTCGGCCAGGGCGGCGAAGGTCTCGGCCGGCCAGCCCAGAGCCAGGGCCACGCCGCAGGCGGCCAGGACGTTTTGGGCGTTGTGGCGGCCGGGCAAGGGCGTGGCCACGGCGTAGCTGTCGTCGCCGTAGGCGGCCAGGATGTCCTGGCCCTCGCGGCCATGGTGCTGGACATGGCCGGACAGCAGCCGGCCAAAGCCCGTGGGCGGCACGGTGAGGCCGTAGCCGATGGCCTGGGGGAACTCATGCAGGAGTTTCAGGCCCCAGGCGTCGTCGAAATTGAATACCGCCGTCTCGGCTCGGGCCAGATAGCGCCTGAAGAGCTTGGCCTTGGCCTCGAAATAAACGGCCATGTCCTTGTGGTAGTCCAGGTGGTCCTGGGTGAGATTGGTGAAGGCGGCAGCGGCAAAGGACAGGCCGGCCAGCCGGTCCTGATCCAGAGCGTGGGAAGAAGCCTCCATGACGGCCAGGGTGCAGCCGGAGCGGGCCATGGCGGCGAGATTTTCGTGGATGGCCAGGCAGTCCGGGGTGGTGAGCGTGGCGTCGTGGACCACGCCGGGCCAGCGGTAGGCCACGGTGCCAAGGACCCCGACCGTATGCCCGGCGGCCTGGGCCAGACGTTCGATCAAATAGCTCACCGTGGTCTTGCCGTTGGTGCCGGTGACGGCGACCACAGGCATGGCCATGGTTTCCGTGCCGAAGCGAGCGGCGGCCAACGCGCCCAGGGCGGCCTGGGGATCGTCCACGGCCACGAGCCGGGCCGTGGTCCCGGCCGGCAGGTCATGGCCCGGTGCGGCCACGACGAAGGCGACGCCTTTTTCCAGTGCATCGGCCACGTAGCGCGCGCCGTCGTCCCGGGACCCGGCCATGGCCACGAAGACTCCGCCAGAGGTCGCCCTGCGGGAGTCGGCGGCAACGTCGACGCCTCCCTGGCGCACGGCGTCAAGGAGGCCCTGGAATGCAGCGTTGTCGTGCAGCGTCATCTTCATATATTCCCCGTCACGACGGCCTGGACAGCCAGAGCACGAATTCCGACGGTTTATCCCCGGGCCAAGGCGCGCCCGGAGCCGGACTTTGCTTGTTGACCACCAGTCCCTGGCCTTCGAGCTTGGGCACGATGCCCTTCTGGGCCAAAATTTCCACGGCCCGCCGCAGCGGCATCCCCGAGAAGTCCGGCACGGCATGGACTTCCACGGCTTTGGCCGTAGCCGGCTTGGACTGGGCGATAGCCAGAATCTCCTGGTCCGCCCTGGACGGCCCGCCCGACGCAGCCGCTGCGGCCGGCGCGGCCGGCGTCTCGGCGGAAGCGGCGGCCGGCGCCTTGGCCAGTTGCACCGTCTCGGGCATCCGGCCGAGGTAGGACAACATGCGCAGGGTCACGTCCTTGACGGCAGGCGCGGCGACCACGCCGCCGTAGTGGCTTGGCTCGGGTTCGTCAACCAGCACCATGACGATATATTCAGGACCAACAGCCGGAACAAAGGAAACAAACGAGCCCAGATACTTGTTGCCGTAGCCGCCGTGGGCGGCGGCTTTCTGGGCGGTGCCGGTCTTGCCGCCGATCTCCAGGCCCGGGATAAGCGCGTTGCGGCCGGTGCCGTGTTCCTCGTGGACGACCTCGCGCATCATCCGCTGCACCGTGCGGGCCACATCGGCGTCGAAAACGCGATAAGGCTGGCGTTGGGGATTGGCCTCGTCAGGATCGGCCACCAGACGCAGGGGTTTGTACACGCCGTCGTTGGCCAGGATCAGGAAGGCCTGGGCCATCTGCACCGGAGTGACGGCCACGCCCTGGCCGAAAGAGCAGGTGGCCAGATCAAGAACCGACCAGTTCTTGAGCGGCCGCAAAAGCCCCTTGCCCTCGCCGGAAATGGGCAAGCCTGTGGGCCGGCCGAAGCCGAGCTTCTCGAAATAGGCGTGGAGCCGAGGGGATCCCAGCTGCAAGCCGATCTTGGCCGCGCCGATGTTGCTCGACACCCGCAGGATCATGTTGACGGGCAACACGCCGTAGGAGTGGGTGTCCTTGATGACCTTGCCGGCCAGGCCGAACTTGCCGTTTTCGCAGTTAAACGTTGAGGTCGGCTTGACCGTGCGTTCCTGCAGGGCGGCGGCCACCAGCAAGGGCTTCATGGTGGAGCCGGGCTCCCAGACGTCCAGGGCGGCGTGGTTGCGGGCCACCCGGGGACTTATGCCGCGCCCGACGTTGGGATTGAAAAACGGATAGTTGGCCATGGCCAGGATGTCGCCTGTCGGTACATGGACCACAAGGCAGGTGCCGGACTTGGCGTTGTTGTTGACCACGGCTTTTTCCAGCTCTTCCTCGGCGAAGAACTGGATCTGGGAATCAATGGTGAGCCGCACGTCATGGCCGTTGATGTCGGCCAACTCCCGGCCCTGGGAGTCGAAGAAAAAGCGC is from Solidesulfovibrio magneticus RS-1 and encodes:
- a CDS encoding UDP-N-acetylmuramoyl-L-alanyl-D-glutamate--2,6-diaminopimelate ligase; its protein translation is MKMTLHDNAAFQGLLDAVRQGGVDVAADSRRATSGGVFVAMAGSRDDGARYVADALEKGVAFVVAAPGHDLPAGTTARLVAVDDPQAALGALAAARFGTETMAMPVVAVTGTNGKTTVSYLIERLAQAAGHTVGVLGTVAYRWPGVVHDATLTTPDCLAIHENLAAMARSGCTLAVMEASSHALDQDRLAGLSFAAAAFTNLTQDHLDYHKDMAVYFEAKAKLFRRYLARAETAVFNFDDAWGLKLLHEFPQAIGYGLTVPPTGFGRLLSGHVQHHGREGQDILAAYGDDSYAVATPLPGRHNAQNVLAACGVALALGWPAETFAALADCHGAPGRLERIPNPSGRAVFVDYAHTPDALENVLSAAREFTAGRLFVVFGCGGNRDRAKRPLMGAAVARLADVAVLTSDNPRHEDPLAIIEDVKPGLKKARRAILEPDRRRAIELALSEMRPEDVLVIAGKGHETYQQIGDVKYPFSDAVVVRELTGCA
- the ftsW gene encoding putative lipid II flippase FtsW yields the protein MSRITVQSGETKANGSIDYWLLGAALVLAGLGLVMVFSSSGVMAERVNGNRYFFIQRQGLFAMISLTLMIICAWMPRKILHGPVYLWLFLIIGLLVLTLVPPFSVKAGGARRWMRLGFMSLQPMELAKVVLVMYLAYFFSQKQQLVRSFSVGFIPPVVVTGFLGLILLLQPDFGGAVFLGMLFFLMSLVGGTRLTYLGVSMFFGIGAMGLLIASSPYRFKRWFAFLDPFKDPQNVGYQLVQSFYAFGSGGVAGAGFGAGKQKLFYLPEAHNDFIMAVIGEELGFIGVSIVFLCIGILLYRAFKVALAQDDLRDRFTAYGMGLVLGLGFLLNLAVVLGCVPPKGVAMPFLSYGGSNLLACFLCVGILLNLSRSART
- a CDS encoding penicillin-binding protein is translated as MRRTPKDQRQHATVRDWSRVKLTCVGVFFALAWLALWSRAGYLQIVAGPELAQQAVRQHVASEVDKGARGEIYDRTGRLLAKSVEIEALFVRPKEIVDIDKTAAFLAKVLHMKEQRVKKKLQSPSSMAYLSWRVGDRTAAKIREAALPGVYFTKEFGRFYPNGHLASQVMGFVGVGDVGLEGMEKSFDTRLTGRQAKYVVQRDASGRRFFFDSQGRELADINGHDVRLTIDSQIQFFAEEELEKAVVNNNAKSGTCLVVHVPTGDILAMANYPFFNPNVGRGISPRVARNHAALDVWEPGSTMKPLLVAAALQERTVKPTSTFNCENGKFGLAGKVIKDTHSYGVLPVNMILRVSSNIGAAKIGLQLGSPRLHAYFEKLGFGRPTGLPISGEGKGLLRPLKNWSVLDLATCSFGQGVAVTPVQMAQAFLILANDGVYKPLRLVADPDEANPQRQPYRVFDADVARTVQRMMREVVHEEHGTGRNALIPGLEIGGKTGTAQKAAAHGGYGNKYLGSFVSFVPAVGPEYIVMVLVDEPEPSHYGGVVAAPAVKDVTLRMLSYLGRMPETVQLAKAPAAASAETPAAPAAAAASGGPSRADQEILAIAQSKPATAKAVEVHAVPDFSGMPLRRAVEILAQKGIVPKLEGQGLVVNKQSPAPGAPWPGDKPSEFVLWLSRPS
- the murD gene encoding UDP-N-acetylmuramoyl-L-alanine--D-glutamate ligase; amino-acid sequence: MREMLHTDQLRGHQAVVAGAGASGRSAAKLLSRLGAAVRFLEKNPAAVSDEFRAEAVSLGYDLRTGEHGPADFAGADLVVLSPGIRAANLAPALAACPGAQVVSELELASWFTPEPIVAVTGSNGKTTTVMLISALLEAAGRRVFTGGNIGTPLSDHVLSEEPADVVVLEVSSFQLQLTKTFRPKVAVLLNFAANHLDWHADLDEYLDAKLRIFATQRPDDTAIVSEELRDLLSGRPFTRAGVTWYAAASGFLCPRLAGVHNQANMEAAYLACRAFGVDIKLARQVFADFVPAPHRIQIIGEKGGVLFVDDSKATTVTAMEAAIRSFDRPVRLLCGGVWKGGDLEAMLPLVKEKVVAVGLFGGSREVFETAFAGVVPVRYAPTLAEAVARIYADAAPGDAVLLSPGTSSFDQYPNYKARGRDFQQAFAALPATPAGGAGQGA
- the murC gene encoding UDP-N-acetylmuramate--L-alanine ligase, coding for MRNKVRKIHMIGIGGSGMSGIAEVLLNLGYEVSGSDLSMSQTVRRLGSLGASIAIGHGRENLGDADVVVKSTAVTSDNPEVVVARERGIPVIPRAEMLAELMRLRTGIAVAGTHGKTTTTSLLATIFTEAGYDPTVIIGGRLNAYGAGARLGQGEYLIAEADESDGSFLCLSPIASVVTNVDADHLDHYDGIEAIDDAFVDFLNNIPFYGVNVVCLDDPGVARILPRVNRPILTYGFSDKARLRGRIIDSGAMSCFEVSLDGKRLGEMRLNHPGRHNVLNALGAIGVSLEVGIPLGTIAEALAKFAGVGRRFERKGEKDGVVVVDDYGHHPAEIKATLATARAVYPERRLVVAFQPHRFSRTKALFGDFCTCFEAADELLLTEIYPASEAPIPGVSGESLGQGIRQVTKTKVAYYPDFAAMEAALPGILRPGDLFVTLGAGSIWQVGAHYLESERGA
- the murF gene encoding UDP-N-acetylmuramoyl-tripeptide--D-alanyl-D-alanine ligase, whose amino-acid sequence is MRLTLSEILAATGAVGDVGERGNPDIEAVRIDSRAVSPGSLFVCIPGERLDGHNFAVEAVSKGAAAVLADRPLAGLPEGTPVLLVRDTVAALGKLAKAWRERAQARLVAVSGSAGKTTVKELTAAILAKVGPTAKNFKNFNNKIGLPLSMLEAGETDRLWVMELGISAPGEMAPLAAIAEPDVAVIHNVGPAHLEALIDVAGVAAEKSRLFAALRPGGVALASMDYPELWAAAKAVRPDVRGMSVKGGSAPYRAKYLGALSEGRGRFFLRLDGLELEVVTPLTGGHFAENILAAAASARLLGATEEQIATGLESAVMPEQRFFCRRHGCYTLIDDTYNANPLSMRRAIATAAEAAQGKPLVLVLGEMREMGAQAEDEHHKLGEEAAASGAKAVFYHGGHAQAVGEGLARKGYAGLFAVVDTPEMFTQTVASAGLRGGVYLFKGSRSMRMEEYLAALTHSIQKDATA
- the mraY gene encoding phospho-N-acetylmuramoyl-pentapeptide-transferase, translated to MIYYLLVPLVAHFSALNVFRYITFRSIAALLTALVLSIVFGPKFIDWLRRLKFGQYIHEDVAAHKQKAGTPTMGGLLIAFCIVVSVLLWGDLANEYVWMTLFVFLGFGALGYVDDHAKVVRKQNKGLTPKQKLLGQIVVSGVAAALLVLDPEYSTRLAVPFFKHLTPDLGLWYLPFAMLVMIGASNAVNLTDGLDGLAIGPMIVNAAMFGLFIYVAGHAQMARYLQVMPVSGVGEVTVFCGALVGAGLGFLWFNAYPAQIFMGDVGSLSLGGALGFLAVLCKQELLLIVVGGLYVAETVSVILQVGYFKMTGGKRIFRMAPLHHHFELMGVPESKIIIRFWILSILLALVGLSTLKLR
- the murG gene encoding undecaprenyldiphospho-muramoylpentapeptide beta-N-acetylglucosaminyltransferase yields the protein MTRLIVTTGGTGGHIFPALAVAEAAMRLSPGLDVLFIGGAGPEGELAAKAGLPFVALPAKGVFGRGIKALAAPFWMLRAFGLAGARIREFSPDVVCGFGGYAGFIPVAAARLMGVPTAIHEQNSVPGVTNKVLGRFVDRVFTTYPDEGGVFPATRTKRLGNPIRADIARAASAAPHPGTKRLLVLGGSQGAKAINDAVMAILPTLLDAGVKVRLQAGRADFERVTTQAHAVLAGREAKGDEPEVVIENFIDDMAAAYAWADLVLARAGATTLAEVTAAGKPSLLIPFPFATHDHQTVNAAFLARAGAAQSVAQNHLPGLDLAGTVIGLLGDPARLEAMGQAALGQALPHAADDIARALLAMAAHKGER